The stretch of DNA TAAAACTTGTTTGATCATGGATGAGCGCTTTTAAAATTTTGGCCTTGATACCATGCAATAGTCATTTTCAACCATAAATCATCAAATGGTTAGACTTGGAATCTTGGATCTTCATGAGCATTTCACACGTCATCACCCAAAGGCAGCACGTAGCTTAATTCACTTGAAACACAGCGACTAACAAAAAAGTTATTGCAAACCAAACCAAAAACTAGTAGCACGAGGACTAGAGCCGACCAATTAAGCAAATGCATCCTCACATGAGCACTAGCACATTCTGCACCTGAGCCTATCGTGGGTAGGCAAACGCAGCCATTCAAAACTTCTTTCTTGTGCAAAGCTCAAGCTCATCAAAGCCTTCACGTCCGCCTAGCACTCCCGATGCATCCTACTCTCAGCAAATAGAACTTAACCGCCATCCTTAACTCCCACATGTATGACGATAGCACATCGATATCCTCATCGTCACGGATAACCAAAGGAGATGTGCTGCAAGCTTTCAGTTCAGATTTGAGTTTTGATCTCTTAGCAAACGCAACTATCTTATATATTTATTGTGGAATTTGAGCAGTATGTTTGGTTATGCTGTATGGAGAAGTGGTCGGTTATTTATAGACAAGCTATATATGGAGAAGTGAATTTTGGAGGGAAAAGTTCAGACTACTCCCCTCAAGTATCGTCAAAGTCCGGACAACCCTTACTATTTCTTGGTTCAATTTACCCCCTAAATTGTGTCATTTGGTCCAATTTACCCCTTAGTAAGATTTATCTTTTGTATTTATCTATGCACAAGCGAAGTCTTGAGTTCAAATTTTGCAGGATGATAGAgatattttgtaaaaatatattaaGAATTTTTTATCATTATTTTGATCGGGTATGATATTTAATGATACAAAACTATACAAAAAATAATGATGGAAAATTcataatatatttttttaacATACATTGTGATGCCCACTACAACCTTGcaaaatcttaaattaagattCCACTTGTatatggagaaataaaaaagttAAATTGTATTAGAAGGCTAAATTGAACCAAGAAAAGAAACAGTTAAGAGGGTTGTCCGGACTTTTGCCATACTTGAGGGAGTAATTTGGACTTTTTTTCAATTTTGAAAGATGAACAGGCGAGCCCACCAATTATGTACTGACATATCCTTCCCAAACATCCACGGTCCGTCCTCCAACACTCTTACACTTTCCTACATGTTGATGGAGCACAAAGAGAAAATAGTTCTCTCTTAGATCCTTGCACCCAACACCCTTGATTGGGCACCATATCTTCCCCTAAGCTAGATTCTGCATTGACTGATCTTTCCGCCATCACCTTCTCCACCGCTAGCTGAACCTTGCACTCTGATCTTGATGCCTTTTGTCTCCGCCTCCAATAGCTGCATGCACTTCATCATCTCCTCCACCGGTTCCATCTTCCCTCAACCTCCTCCACCGGCTCCAGCTTCCCTCAACCTGAATCTCTGGCCAGGCTGAGGAAACTCGGTGGTGGCACAGGGAAAACAAGATAGCAGATCTCGGGTGATGGCACAGGAAAAACAAGATAGCAGATTTAGGCTGGCTCCATTACAGAGACATCTCCACATGGACACGAAAGCGGGATGGGACATAGACTTGAGATCCAATCTCGGTGAGAGACCTGATCAGGCACAAAGGCGAAAGAAGAATTGCAGGAACCCTATGCCACCAAAACCCACCCCAAGTCACCTAAGAACCCTAGGCGCCAAGGACTGTCAAACGATATGGGATCTTGTGCAGATTTTTGCTGATAGGTGACTGACCTCCTTATCAAGCTGGATGTCAGGAAGTAGAACATCAGAACCGATGGTTTCCATGCTCGTTAAGTATTGATGCTCCCCATGAATTATCCCATAAAAACACATCGGAATTGGTAATATGCTTAAAAGAAGGCATATTGGAAATCCATAAGATGAATATTGCGCATTGGATTCTTCCCTAACCCAAGTTACAGCGTGCACATATGATAAACAAATTCAGCAGCCACAAAGAAATGGAAAGTTATCTCCAAGAGCTGCAGCGAAAACCTCATAAGTTTATATGCAGCATTGACTGCACCAAATTTTACAAAGACCACAGTGCCGTGACTTGGAGCAAGCAATGATGCGTGAACGAATTACACAAACCTACAATTTACTGTTTACTCCTAGTAGGATCAAGAACTGAAACCAGATTCCTCGTCATTTCTGTGCCCTCACACCTCCAGCGGGTAACTCTTGAAATGTCTGCTACAATCGACAGCTCATTTCACCTCGAGAACAAAAAATATTGAATACTGCACAAAACAATCAGAAAAAGGAAAATCTTCTACGTAGAATCATTTGTAACACATCTACATGGATTCTAAGCCTTGCCTTTCCTTTTAGCATCTAGAGCCTGTCACCCATGAAAATCAAACAAAAGGAAGCAAGTAACCACATAATCTAAACAGATAAGGTTTAAGATCAGAAATGCCATATAAAAGGGATACCTTTTTCTGGAAAGTTCTCATGACTAATACAATTAGGTCACGTAACCTACATCGGAGTTAGATAAATCAGATATATGATATTTATTTGCTTTGCAAAATGAAAAAGAAAATGTGCCATAGAGAATGTTGATAAGGTACAGTGACGGTACCTAACATCATGGTCCTCATTGCTTGGCTCCGATAGTCCCTGTGTGTTAAACGGTAGATTTGCCCCCGTAGAACTTACTAAAACAAATTGAGTAGTGCGCCCATTCGGAATTTTTGTCTGCAAGGAAAAATTGAATATAGGACAATCAAATAAACATGTTCGTGAATCAAATAGTTACTGTAAATTCATAATTACTAAAATGGCCAATGTCACATGGAAAATATACCTGTAGATTTGGTGAGTACTTCTCATCAATTATAACTTCACCAGTATGCTTGAACTTAATCTGATAGCTAGGTCGTGTAAGCACCAATGTAGCCAGTTCCCATTCCTCAGGAGAATATGCCTGCTGCACAAAAGGTAGAAATCAGCCTCAGCGCTTAGATATTGTTCAATCAAACTTTTAGTAGAAAATATGCATGACACAACTGTAGTGCAATCAAGTATCAAACGACGATTGTTCAGCTAGCAGCACCAGATGGTTGCTAGGAGGACAGGAGTACAGGAGGTACCCAGAATGAACTGAAAGTCCTAACTGAACAGCTCCAAAAAAGGAGGGTGCTACGATTACGTTCCCAGACAAGATCACAATATCCAAATACTTCTACCCAACTGTTTTTCTTCAACAGTAGGATGCCTAACCTATTCTGCACAGGGAAAAAGTAGACATCCACACACCAATTACATAAACCAAACAATAAAATAAGCATAGAACAACAAATGTCACATAGCTGTCATCCTTACACTGTAAAGAGATCAAATCGGCCTTCAAGTTCCCACAAAAAAAGGACAAAGAATACAGGATATATGTCTTCAAGTACTAACTCAATAGTTCATCAAAGACAAATTGCGGTAGTAAGCAGCACACATAGGAGTACACGTTTACAACTATGCTAGCAACAACAATATAATGCTTGATACTATGATAAAGGTTTTTGGAGAAGATGCCTTCCAAGTAAAAATCCTGTTATTTTCATAGGGCAGCATCGTGCTAACTGCTAATTAGCATAGACATATTGATGGGGTAGATAATCATTTTAAGACATACCAGGACAAAAACTTCAAAGTCAGCTCTCCCACTCGAAATACATGCTTCAATATGGCTCTGCATCTCTGGATCTGCAAACATAAAATGGAAGTTCAATTGTACAAAACAAATTACAAAAAATGGTGCTGAAATGCAACAAAGGCTAATGGAGAGTTGGGGGGTGCTTTGGAGACAGGGTGCACATCACACTACCTCAGGGTTTTAGGCTTTAGCAACAGCACTATGAAGGATCAGTCATGGCGAAATACACATCATTCAAATTTTAAAGCCACCATGGTGATATACACATTTTAAAATGTCATCTAATAGGTAAGGAAGCAAGTAGAAACACTATTATGACAGCAACTTTGTGCCTTTTTGTTCAAGTTGTTAAagccatgctcagagtcgaaaATTTGGAATTGTGTTTCAGAAACAACTGCGTGACCTATCCTTCAGGTAACTGTAACTCGATTTTGCAGCAAATTAGTTTACCAACAAACTTGTGCTCACTACATTACCACAAATATTTAAATTGCAATATCAAGAGAAAATGCACAGAAAAAATTCGAAATTACAGTGTCATTTTCTTTTTCTGAAGCAATAGCACATGACACCCTACCTTGGGACACATGAATAGCAAGGGATCCAAAAAGTCAAAACCACAAATGCTATCTATAGATAATTTTACTTAGTCAATTGTTGTAACAGGATTAATTTTTTATTAAGAATTGATTAATGTAGGTAAAGATGCCCTTTCAGCTTTTGCCAACAGAACTCGCTATTACATAGCAAATGTCTAATTTTTTCGGAAACATTTTTTTTTGAGGAACTGTAGCAATGTGCTATATCTCCTACAGTTTATTAAAGCATGGCATGAGAATATATAAGTTCTAATGAGTTAATCCAATTATATTAAATAGAAGCATTACAATGTTGTAACCCATGAGATCAGCAATAAAAAAATGCAGCAAAATTGCAGTAAAAAACTCACCACAGGTTATCTTATTCCCGTTGTTAGCAAATTCCGTCACCAAATCCCCCTACAAAGAAAGGAGACTTATTACACTAGGATAATAGTACTGCAGGTTAAATTCAAAACTACCAAGTATCAGACAGATGTTCATCAGCTCATGTCTCAGTGGTGCCCATGATTACATATTGAACACATGTATAAGGATAAAAGTTCAAGTACACTCCTATCGTCCACAAATTAAGCATGACATTCTCAACATATGAAGAAGAAAAACAGTAGATGACGTCTTCCAAATGTACAATTAGCACATATTATTATTGAAATAGAAATGAGAGAGCGGAAACTTTTGTCATAATAGTGTTTCTACTCCCTCCTGTATGACAGATAACACTTTAAAATGTGTTTAGTGAAAAAAAATTGATTTGACCACTGGCATACACAGAAAAAAAATAGATAGACGTGCAACCTACAGCTAAAGAAACTGCTtaaatattttatattttagatAATAACCTGGCGGCCATTATCATCCATAGGCGTGCAGTCTACAGCAAGAAGAGTGCCAACATCATCTGCGGTAATCACATAGTCAAACATCGTAGCACCTGAATTTCAAAATATAAAGAACTAGTCAGCAAAATTAAATTGTCCCTGAACAATATATCATAGAATGTAGAACAAATTCCCCTATTTACCTTCGATAGACTGCCTGATGCCATTTTCAAGATGGCGAACCCACTAGAATAGCAACATCATGGGATGAAAAGTTTTACTCACAAGATTTAACCATTAATAGTAATTATAAAGAATCATAATTAGAAGTCAGAAAACAACATACCTGGAAATTGCAAAGTGTAGTACCATTTGTAGGGAAACCACATGCTGTTAATGTAGATCCTAGTCTAGGCTCCCCAGCAATTTGAAACCCCTCAATACCAGGTAAGGGATCACCTAGATTAAATATGCAAATACATCAATAGATATGATCTGGAATATTTTTCTAGTTATCGAATTAGCTCCTTATTTACCATCAGCTGGGTAATCTTGATTGTCATGCCTGTACAATTGCGAGTCACCATCTATTCTTGCTTCTCCAGTGCGAACATTTTTCTCAAAATAATTAGAGGGAGTAGTACCTACAATATCCCTGAAATAAAGGGGTGGTCAAGAAACAGATGTCAAGATATTTTCATGCAGATCACAGGTTAGACTGGATGGCAATAAATGCTAATTAGATAACAGAATCTCTAAAAGAACTCAGATCTTGAGCATACTGCTGAAAATGGGATCCATGGTACATTTGCTCAGCATGTCGATCACTTGGACCTTGAGCATACCGAAGAGTGTTCCTATTTGCATCCTGCAATCAGAAACCACTTAACCAGTTATGTTGGACACATTTACAATGTTAGGAAAGTTGAGTGCAGGACCACATTACCATATTATAGGAAGGTGAAGGTTCATTTCTCGACGGAGTTGCTTGCTGACGATTGGGATTATAAATGTTTACAGGTTGAGTCACATCACCTAAACTGTCCTGGATCAGTATAATCAACTAAGTGTCTCAAAAAGGATAACTTGAGTTACGTCAAAATGCTAGCAGTAGGTAAACTGGTGGTAGCAACTTCAAACAAAAGACAGCTATATACAGTCAAGCAGAGGCATACCAGCACGCAATAAAACTATATCATACATAAGCTATACAACGGGTTAACATATTGGAAAAAAGCTGTCGTCCAATTATTTCAAGGCTCAATTCAACAAACTCTTGAACATGTCAACCATCTAGCAATCTTAGTTTATGCAGGTAAACTAACAACCAAAAGTTGGAGAGCTATGTCAAGAAACtcatgtaagtccaaatgaTCATATAAAACATAGCTGCCCCAATGGAGTTATGTAAATTCTTAAAGAGAGACCATTGACATATTCTGTTCTTCTAAGGGACCCACCCACCCCAAACTGTATATGATTAAAGATAATTTAGGGCCTATTTGACGTTGAGAAAACAGGAAACTTAGCATAAACTTTAATGGAAAGGAAAATTAGTCCTTTATATAAGCTGATCACAGTATCCCATCAACTAAATCAAATTGAGATACATCAGTAGTTTGGTTACATTTTTAGAGCCAGCATCCCTTGAGCCACATTAAGTGGATCAATATAATACAAAAAAAGGGCATTCATAACTAGTTAATACCCATGTTTAAAATCTAGAACGGCATGAGTTTTCCAAAGTCAACGTGCCAATGTGACACACATGTTCTTTGCAAGTCCAAGCCCCAAAACATAACAGTATCAAACATTTAAGTGTTTCAAAATGTTGATGTACAATTGTGAACACTTACATTTAAAGATCTGATCTTCCAATACATCTGTTGGTACAAGCGCTGAAaattttggccaaaagaaactGTTACACCCTCATGTTAGACACTGAGTAAAAATAACATAACGAAGCTAGTCAACAGGTCCAATTTTTAAAGACTAATGTTGGGATAAGCATACTGCAGCAACCATATGAACTGAGCAAGGCACTAGAGGACAGCAGGAATGAAGGAAAAAAATGAAGACTTTAACTAACTAAAACACCAAAACAACTTCAATTCGATAAGAGATTATGATTGAAGCTAGCCATGTAACAAAAGAATACTCAAAAGTCCAGCCATGAAGAAGAAATACTCATTGAAAACAATATAGCAGCTAACCATACTAAACTGCTGCACACAGTGTCAGAGTACATTCTGCTTGGTAAGTTTGTGCAAGCAGGCCAAGAAGTCTAATAGAAAACATCTTACTAGTAGGGTATAGCTTTTGGCAAACAAGTGAATCCAGTAACATTTGAGCAAAAGAGGGGAGAGATATTATGGTGAAAATCcaaatttcaaatagattgtaatTTCATCCAGAATTACTGACACTGTTAAGATTGTAACAAATCTTCGACTCTGTAAAACAGTAGTTAGATCAATAAAATTTTGTTTCCTCTCAGTTCCAGATAGTGTCGTCATAAACATAAACTGCATTTATGTGTAATTATCACAAAAGAAATTAAGAGAATGACTTGGACCACAATATAATAAATGCTCCACAGCAAGGACAATTCAAACATGTTGCTGCAGTAAGAATTACCTTTGTACCAGTTGTAATGGTGGAAGCATTTATTTGAGGTGGGCGAACATTGTATTCTGCTAACATGCTAAGCAATGATGAAGTGAAAAGGTATAGCTCTTCTTCCTCAACCTAGAAGAATTCCATAGTAAGTTTAGAAGTTCCTAGAAAGACAATATGATGTAATCGATTCATACAAAGAGGCTGACAACAACAAACAGAAGTGTAGCCAGATGCAGAAAACTAGAGGTGATATTTTACATAAATGCCACATAAAAGCATGGGGTTTAGAAAAAATTATACCCGATGTCTCATCAGTAGGCCAAGGAGTTAGGAACCACATATTATATTCAGCACAAAGCATTTTTTCTAAATCACAACCTTTGGAGTGTCATGCAACTAAAAAAATCCCATGATGGCATAACATGAGAAATAAAATAGCTAAACAGGGCATTGCATATAGAGATTTTGAGCATACATTCTTGAAATGTACAATAGCACCATACTTTTAGTTCATTTGCCAGTCTCATATTTTCCTCAAGATGGTTTTTCTTCTGGTTCAATTGTTTCAAGGCACCAGATATAGCTTCGTCCTGCTTCTCGTCAACAGCCTAGCAGAGTAAGATTTAAATTAATGCATAGTTCTACAAATGGAACACAAAGCAAAATGGCATGTATGGTTCATAGAGACCATCCTCAAGTCTGTGAGCCTCCTCTCCAGAATATGTTTTTCATTCAGCAATCTCAGCTCCTAACACAATAAATTAACTACAGTTATAAATTGGGAATAGTGATAAAAGAAAAGAATGTAGTGTTTAGGGGTTTAACCCTTTCTAACCTCCTACCTTGAGAGATGCATCTGCAATTTGCTTGCGGAGAAGCAAGATCTCATCCTCTTGCGATTGTGATCTAAAGTAAAGTTCCTGCAAAAAGAAAAATCAGCAGGTCAAGGAATTGGCACAGATGAATGGACCAGAAAACTAACTTTTCTGAACAGTTACCTTGGTCTCAGGATCCATAAGACGAGTATTGGGGTCCTCCACAACTAAGTCTTTTTGCAAGGATGCACCCTGGAGTTGATGCCTGCCACTGCAAGATATAGCCTCGCTTCACAAAGAAGTCAACAAAATGAAAGAAAACATTCGTGCAGTTATTTTTGCTCAAGAATGAAGGACCTGATTAGAGTGTCGGAGTTCGGAGCAAAGGATTTGGCATCACCATTTTGTAAACCATAGTCCCTAGCAGGCACCACACTAATCCTGGAAAGTTGACTCCCACCATTATGGTCCGCGTTAATGAGATCAACTGGCGCATCAAATGGATCCCGCATGTCCTTCCTCGGAAATTTTCCTGTAGACAGATGTCATTAGTCAAGTGGAGGATAAAAACACAATGCATACACACATGATTCATTCACTTGTAAGCTAGCAAACACATAATTATCTAGGTAATCCCTAAGAATCGCAACAAAAACGAGTCCCTATTCAGATCACGGTTGCCACTAAAGTTCATCTTAAATTCTGTATGGGAATAAACTAAACCAATGAACCAGTCAACCAAACCCCTTCTGATGAAGGAGTCAAGCAAGAAGACAAAGGCAAATGCCCCAATAATTCCAGCCAGCCATTTACAGTATCAGATGTTTGGAACTCCTAGCACATCCTACCACAGAACAAAAGGTGAACCAGAGCTTAAAAAAAATACATTGAACACAAACTCGGCATGCTAGTTCTCCTAAACAAGCAttttgacagccaaatcaaccAAAACGAGTTGTATCTCACAGCTTTAACTAGCACCTGAAATCCTGAATGGCCAGGCACAGTATACCTGATGCAAGACATGTTTTAAGAAGTCATCTACAAGAAATTGACTTATTTTGACTAGGCAACCGAAATTAGAAGAGAATGTGTTAAACAAAAAAGCAGCAAGGCCTGTTGACCTGACAAATTATAGAGTGAAATTATCAGAGCACACATGTATTCTTTCATTCTCACTGTTTCTTATTCGATTCCCATGGCTCCCTTAATAGGACAAGACAGAAACACTATATCTGAAACGGAAGTTCAACTGCAAACGCCAGGCGGAGCACAGGTATAGCAAATTTCTAGGGGGAAAAACTGGATTTATTACCTTATCCGGATTGGGAGCAAGCAGCGCCGGTCGGCGTCGGGCAAGCTCCTCCGGGGATCGGCGTCACGGCCTCCTCCGGCTCCGGCAGTCACGAGCGGCACGGGCCCCTCTCCAGCGTCTCGATTTGGGGGCGCCGGCAGGGGAGGGAGGGACGGCGCGTCGGCAGGGGATGGGGGCGTCGGCGACCTCGTC from Panicum hallii strain FIL2 chromosome 3, PHallii_v3.1, whole genome shotgun sequence encodes:
- the LOC112885942 gene encoding uncharacterized protein LOC112885942 isoform X2 is translated as MRDPFDAPVDLINADHNGGSQLSRISVVPARDYGLQNGDAKSFAPNSDTLISGRHQLQGASLQKDLVVEDPNTRLMDPETKELYFRSQSQEDEILLLRKQIADASLKELRLLNEKHILERRLTDLRMAVDEKQDEAISGALKQLNQKKNHLEENMRLANELKVEEEELYLFTSSLLSMLAEYNVRPPQINASTITTGTKRLYQQMYWKIRSLNDSLGDVTQPVNIYNPNRQQATPSRNEPSPSYNMDANRNTLRYAQGPSDRHAEQMYHGSHFQQDIVGTTPSNYFEKNVRTGEARIDGDSQLYRHDNQDYPADGDPLPGIEGFQIAGEPRLGSTLTACGFPTNGTTLCNFQWVRHLENGIRQSIEGATMFDYVITADDVGTLLAVDCTPMDDNGRQGDLVTEFANNGNKITCDPEMQSHIEACISSGRADFEVFVLAYSPEEWELATLVLTRPSYQIKFKHTGEVIIDEKYSPNLQTKIPNGRTTQFVLVSSTGANLPFNTQGLSEPSNEDHDVRLRDLIVLVMRTFQKKALDAKRKGKA
- the LOC112885942 gene encoding uncharacterized protein LOC112885942 isoform X1; protein product: MRDPFDAPVDLINADHNGGSQLSRISVVPARDYGLQNGDAKSFAPNSDTLISGRHQLQGASLQKDLVVEDPNTRLMDPETKELYFRSQSQEDEILLLRKQIADASLKELRLLNEKHILERRLTDLRMAVDEKQDEAISGALKQLNQKKNHLEENMRLANELKVEEEELYLFTSSLLSMLAEYNVRPPQINASTITTGTKRLYQQMYWKIRSLNDSLGDVTQPVNIYNPNRQQATPSRNEPSPSYNMDANRNTLRYAQGPSDRHAEQMYHGSHFQQDIVGTTPSNYFEKNVRTGEARIDGDSQLYRHDNQDYPADGDPLPGIEGFQIAGEPRLGSTLTACGFPTNGTTLCNFQWVRHLENGIRQSIEGATMFDYVITADDVGTLLAVDCTPMDDNGRQGDLVTEFANNGNKITCDPEMQSHIEACISSGRADFEVFVLQAYSPEEWELATLVLTRPSYQIKFKHTGEVIIDEKYSPNLQTKIPNGRTTQFVLVSSTGANLPFNTQGLSEPSNEDHDVRLRDLIVLVMRTFQKKALDAKRKGKA